The following are encoded together in the Geobacter sulfurreducens PCA genome:
- a CDS encoding D-alanine--D-alanine ligase: MTRDELKTTKIGVLMGGLSAEREVSLASGGAVLKALQSRGYDAVPVDVGRDLPQVLVREWIDVAFICLHGRYGEDGTVQGLLELMGIPYTGSGVLASALAMNKIVAKEVFAARGLTIAPYRVVRRGETVDPVAEGFGYPVVVKPSQEGSSVGVSIVKSPEELPSALELAFRYDDDILVERFIKGREIQIGILDDRAMGAIEIVPVNEFYDFEAKYTAGKAEHICPPVLPAELHRRLLAEGEAAHRALGCSGYSRVDFLVTEGGECYLLEVNTLPGMTALSLLPEIALKESGIGFEDLVERILISAELKIKGEGAGS, encoded by the coding sequence ATGACGAGGGATGAGCTGAAAACCACGAAGATAGGCGTACTTATGGGAGGACTCTCGGCTGAGCGCGAAGTGTCCCTTGCCAGCGGCGGCGCTGTGCTGAAGGCCCTCCAGAGCCGGGGATATGACGCGGTCCCCGTGGACGTCGGCCGGGATCTCCCGCAGGTTCTGGTCCGGGAGTGGATCGATGTTGCTTTTATCTGTCTCCACGGCCGCTACGGGGAAGACGGAACCGTCCAGGGGCTGCTGGAGCTCATGGGCATTCCCTACACCGGATCGGGGGTCCTGGCCAGCGCCCTTGCCATGAACAAGATCGTCGCCAAGGAGGTTTTCGCCGCGCGGGGGCTCACGATCGCTCCCTACCGGGTTGTGCGCCGGGGCGAGACAGTTGATCCCGTGGCGGAAGGGTTCGGCTACCCGGTGGTGGTGAAGCCGTCTCAGGAAGGGTCATCGGTGGGGGTGAGCATCGTCAAGTCGCCGGAAGAGCTCCCTTCTGCCCTGGAGCTCGCCTTCCGCTATGATGACGATATCCTGGTGGAGCGCTTCATCAAGGGGCGCGAGATCCAGATCGGGATACTGGACGACCGGGCCATGGGGGCCATCGAGATCGTTCCCGTGAACGAGTTCTACGACTTCGAGGCCAAGTATACCGCCGGCAAGGCCGAGCATATCTGCCCACCGGTACTCCCGGCGGAACTGCACCGCAGGCTCCTGGCCGAAGGGGAAGCGGCTCACCGCGCCCTGGGATGCTCCGGTTACAGCAGAGTCGATTTCCTCGTAACGGAAGGGGGCGAGTGTTATCTCCTGGAGGTGAACACCCTGCCGGGAATGACCGCGTTGAGCCTTCTGCCCGAGATCGCCCTCAAGGAGTCCGGGATCGGTTTCGAGGACCTGGTGGAGAGAATTCTGATTTCCGCTGAGCTGAAAATCAAGGGGGAAGGGGCCGGAAGCTAG
- the murB gene encoding UDP-N-acetylmuramate dehydrogenase, whose amino-acid sequence MNDRLAARLEAEVRGEILRDEPMARHTSLRVGGPADFFVTPADPDDMRALLAILAETGTPWLAVGGGYNLLIRDGGFRGVVISSARMTSLERLEGNRAVVGAGVANGRLTAFLRNEGLAGLEFLCGIPGTVGGALAMNAGAHGGAILDRVEEILTIGTAGFECKGRELLDYGYRYLKLQPGEIIIGATFVLDSDDPRRISERIDGCRAHRTASQQVGFPNAGSFFKNPPGQAAWRLIEDAGLRGARVGGAQVSEVHTNFLVNRGGATAADFLALAARIKDAVKLKSGTALEEEVKIFGDE is encoded by the coding sequence TTGAACGATCGGTTGGCGGCACGGCTTGAGGCGGAAGTGCGGGGGGAGATCCTCCGGGACGAGCCCATGGCGCGCCATACGTCGCTGAGGGTGGGCGGTCCGGCGGACTTCTTCGTCACCCCGGCCGATCCCGACGACATGCGAGCGCTCCTGGCGATTCTGGCCGAAACCGGCACTCCCTGGCTGGCTGTGGGGGGAGGCTACAATCTCCTGATCCGCGACGGAGGCTTTCGGGGCGTTGTTATTTCGTCGGCGCGCATGACTAGCCTGGAGCGGCTCGAAGGAAACCGGGCCGTGGTGGGGGCCGGGGTGGCCAACGGCAGGCTGACGGCCTTTCTCCGGAACGAAGGCCTTGCCGGCCTGGAGTTTCTTTGCGGGATTCCCGGAACCGTTGGCGGTGCCCTTGCCATGAATGCCGGAGCCCACGGCGGTGCCATTCTCGACCGGGTCGAAGAGATCCTGACCATTGGCACTGCAGGCTTCGAATGCAAGGGGCGCGAATTGCTCGATTACGGCTACCGGTACCTCAAGCTGCAACCGGGAGAGATCATCATCGGGGCTACGTTCGTGCTCGATTCCGACGATCCCCGACGGATCAGTGAGCGGATCGACGGGTGCCGGGCCCACCGGACCGCCAGCCAGCAGGTCGGCTTCCCCAATGCCGGGTCCTTCTTCAAGAACCCGCCCGGTCAGGCGGCCTGGCGACTGATCGAAGATGCGGGGCTCAGGGGAGCTCGGGTGGGGGGAGCCCAGGTGTCCGAGGTCCACACCAACTTTCTGGTGAACCGGGGTGGTGCCACGGCCGCCGATTTTCTGGCCCTGGCAGCGCGCATCAAGGATGCGGTGAAGCTCAAAAGCGGCACGGCTCTTGAAGAAGAAGTCAAAATTTTCGGCGATGAGTAA